A genomic stretch from Vicia villosa cultivar HV-30 ecotype Madison, WI unplaced genomic scaffold, Vvil1.0 ctg.000488F_1_1, whole genome shotgun sequence includes:
- the LOC131628890 gene encoding secreted RxLR effector protein 161-like → MFAASLLSRFMSKPSHLHLGAAKRVLRYVMETMKHGIRFEKNSKLEAKAYSDSDWTGSVDDMKSTSGYVFSLGSGVISWCSKKQDTVAQSSAEAEYLAAGLTTQQSLWLRKILEDIGEKQEESLLLHCENKSAIAMAKNPVFHSRTRHINIKHHFIRSVIENGDVELVFCSSQEQLAYIFTKALPRGRFQQLREAMGVKEQHIKGEC, encoded by the coding sequence ATGTTCGCTGCTAGTTTACTCtcaaggttcatgagtaaaccaagTCATTTACATCTTGGAGCAGCAAAACGAGTTCTAAGGTATGTCATGGAAACCATGAAGCATGGAATCAGGTTTGAAAAGAATTCTAAACTTGAAGCTAAAGCCTACAGTGACAGTGATTGGACTGGAAGTGTTGATGACATGAAAAGCACTTCTGGTTATGTGTTCAGCCTGGGTTCAGGAGTAATTTCTTGGTGTTCGAAGAAACAAGACACTGTAGCGCAATCTTCAGCCGAAGCAGAATATTTGGCAGCTGGTTTGACTACACAACAATCATTGTGGTTGAGAAAAATACTTGAAGATATTGGAGAAAAGCAAGAAGAAAGTCTGCTGCTTCACTGTGAAAATAAATCAGCAATAGCCATGGCGAAGAATCCTGTTTTCCACAGTCGAACAAGACATATTAATATAAAGCACCACTTCATTCGAAGTGTGATCGAAAATGGCGATGTGGAGTTAGTGTTCTGCAGTTCACAAGAGCAACTTGCATATATTTTTACTAAAGCACTACCAAGAGGAAGATTTCAACAACTTAGAGAAGCAATGGGAGTTAAAGAGCAACACATTAAGGGGGAGTGTTAA
- the LOC131628894 gene encoding GDSL esterase/lipase At1g29660-like has product MASETKTWLILHLLFLIACYMQHCVNGESSQVPCLFIFGDSFSDSGNNNYIPTIAKANYTPYGIDYPDGPTGRVTNGETQVDIIGNLLGFEKPIPPFENINGSDIRKGVNYASSSAGIRNETGKRTMRTNIDLGQQIENHKIIVAQISKFIGVISPLDYLKKCLYFVYIGTNDYALNYFQPQFYPTSSTYRPEQYAQVLSNQLSDYVEDLYDLGARKFVAVGLGKIGCTPMALNNTITDFKRSKCVERLNDIEAMYSHRLRSLVNQFNTKHQDSKAIFVNTTAIGLDSSLESSVLGITNFNQSCCPTMSDGFCVRDSTPCANRDEYIYYDGIHPTSAVNNITASLAYDSTDHPEITSPMDIKHLAQLVI; this is encoded by the exons ATGGCTTCTGAAACTAAAACATGGTTAATTTTGCATCTTCTTTTCTTGATTGCATGTTACATGCAACATTGTGTCAATGGAGAATCATCTCAAGTGCCTTGCCTTTTCATATTTGGAGACTCTTTCTCTGACAGTGGAAATAACAACTATATTCCAACAATTGCAAAAGCTAATTACACACCATATGGAATCGATTATCCAGATGGCCCAACAGGAAGGGTTACTAATGGAGAAACACAAGTTGACATAATTG GTAACCTTCTTGGATTTGAGAAACCCATCCCACCATTTGAAAATATTAATGGCTCAGATATACGTAAAGGAGTTAACTACGCATCTAGTTCGGCTGGAATTCGTAACGAAACTGGGAAACGAACCATG CGTACTAATATCGACTTGGGACAACAGATAGAAAATCACAAAATCATTGTCGCTCAAATTTCCAAATTTATAGGTGTTATAAGTCCTTTGGATTATCTGAAAAAGTGCTTGTATTTTGTTTATATAGGCACCAATGATTATGCACTAAATTATTTTCAGCCTCAATTTTACCCAACAAGTAGCACCTATAGACCCGAACAGTATGCTCAAGTTCTGTCGAACCAGTTATCCGATTATGTAGAG GATTTGTATGATCTTGGGGCAAGAAAATTTGTGGCAGTTGGGTTGGGGAAAATAGGCTGCACTCCAATGGCCCTAAACAATACTATAACCGACTTCAAAAGATCAAAATGTGTTGAAAGGCTAAATGATATAGAAGCAATGTATAGTCACAGGCTTAGATCTCTGGTAAATCAGTTCAATACCAAACATCAAGATTCCAAAGCTATTTTTGTTAATACTACTGCAATTGGATTAGACAGTTCACTTGAAAGTTCAGTACTTG gtattaccaattttaatcaatcttGTTGTCCAACGATGTCCGATGGATTTTGTGTTCGTGATTCGACACCATGCGCGAATAGAGATGAATATATTTATTATGATGGAATTCATCCCACATCAGCTGTGAACAACATCACTGCGTCTCTTGCGTATGATAGTACTGATCATCCAGAGATAACTTCTCCAATGGATATTAAACATCTTGCTCAACTTGTTATATAA